In Aspergillus luchuensis IFO 4308 DNA, chromosome 1, nearly complete sequence, the following are encoded in one genomic region:
- a CDS encoding cupin domain-containing protein (COG:S;~EggNog:ENOG410Q2UF;~InterPro:IPR014710,IPR011051), with the protein MLSLARHFHKLLPSQYPPYKAWSCLSLAKRSQILAAQEPWYKTTKKFSSFTAMSTPEPLPNPQRVITDTDLETGISHFNTTLDESLAVKQDLGGSLFRLGYITDKTPNTLDGTDLTNYTEYLETASVPPVTLPDGRGMIWYIDTPPGKGSPSHRTLSFDVVIQVAGEIELTLESGEKRIQKPGDMVIQRATTHSWRNPSEDKWARMVGVMYSSNPVVLKNGTELGPSGL; encoded by the exons ATGCTCAGCCTCGCGCGCCACTTTCATAAGctgcttccttctcaatATCCCCCTTACAAGGCTTGGTCTTG TCTCAGTCTAGCCAAACGAAGCCAAATCCTTGCAGCGCAAGAGCCCTGGTATAAAACCACGAAGAAAT TCAGTTCCTTCACAGCCATGTCGACTCCAGAGCCACTCCCCAACCCCCAGCGTGTCATCACCGACACCGATCTCGAGACCGGCATCTCTCATTTCAACACGACGCTGGACGAAAGCCTCGCCGTCAAACAGGATCTCGGGGGTTCCTTGTTCCGTTTAGGATACATCACTGACAAGACCCCCAACACGCTCGATGGCACCGATCTCACCAACTACACGGAGTACCTGGAGACTGCCAGCGTGCCTCCCGTCACCCTCCCCGACGGTCGTGGCATGATCTGGTACATCGACACCCCTCCCGGTAAAGGCAGTCCTTCCCACCGCACCCTTAGCTTCGACGTCGTCATTCAGGTCGCAGGCGAGATCGAATTGACTCTCGAGTCAGGCGAGAAGCGCATTCAGAAGCCGGGTGACATGGTCATCCAGCGCGCTACCACTCACAGTTGGAGGAACCCCAGCGAAGACAAGTGGGCCCGTATGGTTGGTGTCATGTACTCCAGCAACCCTGTGGTTCTCAAGAATGGTACCGAGCTTGGTCCTTCCGGGCTCTAA
- a CDS encoding Zn(II)2Cys6 transcription factor domain-containing protein (COG:S;~EggNog:ENOG410QDYX;~InterPro:IPR036864,IPR021858,IPR001138;~PFAM:PF00172,PF11951;~go_function: GO:0000981 - DNA-binding transcription factor activity, RNA polymerase II-specific [Evidence IEA];~go_function: GO:0008270 - zinc ion binding [Evidence IEA];~go_process: GO:0006355 - regulation of transcription, DNA-templated [Evidence IEA]), whose amino-acid sequence MDKSRRTRKSTKKSKTGCRTCRLRHVKCDETPGTCQRCTSTGRKCDGYDAERLPNRRTTATLTELVPGIAHRFGWKLTSDEQRCISFFQNRIGPSIVAYFDCVLWQRLVLQLSQVEPAAFHALVAFSGVYADYEARGILVNKDKLDSALQRFALDQCGRAYKWLHSRSASQDPGFRDIMLVCCVLFIMTEWMRGQYDTAKVHLKNGLRILEGDETLTAATAAFSSVFGQCLGESLASLKVQSTYFGIEEPKQPQSPKNPDPGTPTLDDKLFYSLLDARLTFEPLMGEIFQFHLYTSRLSEEETNLNYGQLSDIQFELSSRLNRFAIALELFCISSFDQLSRNAQRSLRTMQLHQQVLSIVVNLSLLGHEHDVLDFYNPSFEHILSLTEAIIASFTNRPSVCLDMGVILPLSFVATRCREPLIRARALRVLRSWPHREGPWESSFIAECASRPHDSGDPFLAMLA is encoded by the exons ATGGACAAGAGCCGTCGAACGAGAAAATCCACCAAAAAGAGCAAGACAGGTTGTCGAACCTGTAG ATTGCGCCATGTTAAATGTGATGAAACTCCAGGAACGTGTCAGCGATGCACATCCACGGGTAGAAAGTGCGACGGATATGACGCAGAGCGACTACCAAACCGAAGAACTACCGCCACATTGACCGAGTTAGTACCTGGCATTGCTCATCGCTTTGGTTGGAAGTTGACTTCCGATGAACAACGCTGTATCTCGTTCTTCCAGAACCGAATAGGGCCATCAATAGTCGCCTACTTCGATTGCGTTCTGTGGCAAAGGCTTGTCCTCCAACTTAGCCAGGTTGAGCCGGCTGCCTTTCATGCACTTGTTGCGTTTAGCGGTGTCTATGCGGACTATGAAGCTCGAGGAATACTAGTTAATAAGGATAAACTAGATAGTGCCTTACAACGCTTTGCGCTCGACCAGTGCGGGCGAGCGTATAAATGGTTGCACTCGCGCTCAGCCTCTCAGGACCCAGGATTCCGCGACATCATGCTAGTGTGCTGTGTACTGTTCATCATGACAGAATGGATGCGCGGACAGTATGATACTGCTAAGGTCCACTTGAAGAACGGCCTCCGGATACTGGAGGGCGATGAGACCTTAACGGCAGCAACTGCCGCATTCAGCTCTGTCTTCGGGCAATGTCTTGGTGAATCACTTGCCTCCCTGAAAGTCCAATCTACCTATTTTGGCATTGAGGAGCCGAAACAACCACAATCTCCGAAGAACCCCGACCCTGGAACCCCAACCCTCGATGATAAGCTTTTCTACAGCCTCCTCGATGCACGGCTGACTTTTGAACCATTGATGGGCGAGATTTTCCAATTTCATTTATACACCTCCCGCCTTTCCGAGGAAGAGACAAACCTCAACTATGGCCAACTTTCCGATATACAGTTCGAGCTCTCTTCCCGACTAAACCGATTCGCTATTGCACTTGAATTGTTTTGCATATCCTCATTCGATCAGCTTAGCCGCAACGCCCAGCGAAGCTTGCGCACTATGCAGCTACACCAACAAGTCCTTTCCATTGTCGtgaacctctccctcctcggaCACGAACACGATGTTCTAGACTTCTACAACCCATCTTTCGAACACATCCTTTCCCTTACAGAAGCTATTATCGCTAGCTTTACTAATCGCCCTAGCGTCTGTCTTGACATGGGCGTTattctccccctctccttcgtTGCGACAAGATGCCGCGAGCCCCTTATACGCGCGCGTGCATTGAGAGTTCTTCGCTCCTGGCCGCATCGCGAGGGACCCTGGGAGTCTAGTTTCATCGCCGAGTGTGCCTCAAGACCGCATGACTCGGGTGATCCATTCTTAGCCATGCTGGCCTGA
- a CDS encoding uncharacterized protein (COG:S;~EggNog:ENOG410PKCG;~InterPro:IPR043750;~PFAM:PF18951;~SECRETED:SignalP(1-17)): MNILLGILPLLLPFAHGTTFSTKHFTGAFDVESGVLRSLKPSLDPSFDFSPYDVFANRSGNGHYHTGDLTLRYRVGNSDSWIDADTVKNRVPLSKGNSSKSILSSNLDQTIGNVTNDRLFITRNWIDYQGDLAVNFTLRNGNTQSIEIGSLGFPIEFNSIFTDRTAVETREKCVLVDPFIGLQAGYAQVTRLLGQGPHLVITPLNLDTKFEAWRFLTEDTDTSLAYQSQVFEGNYEWQVYSKAYAEQEWKGVEPWNPPTSLTLPPGESISFGLRFTAVSSVDEIEPTVSSLGHPVAVGIPGYVLTRDIEGRLFVNTTLKANSVNVSPDGCLSATSLELSSSVWSGYKLVPSKDTFGRCRVEIVYDTGLKHTLHYYITDAGPSTLSNAGHFLEENQWYTDTSDPFGRAPSIITHDRSVNGPVLQDNRVWIAGLSDEGGAGSFVVAAMKQTIQPVASEVSKLEQFVNETVWSRLQLTNGSTEYGVRKSLFFYDPDVMPDYDYDPDIYWTGIWDKEAAYLIDRAYDYVHVSCLYWGLYRAGRIAPSVLTLRPPKWYLLQAYKTVLFTFGSQPDGSQNTYYGDLGLMGETMWMYLLNDLKAENYTTEATKMEDIMRGRAKAWSTQEDPFGSEQAWDCTGQEGVYLWSKYFNYTSTAQKTIASIRGYMPTVAHWGWNGNARRYWDFTTAGKLSRIERQIHHYGSSLNALPMLDNYRSLTNPTSQSSFYDLRIGYGGNQGPTTNVASDGFGSMSFHSFPETLAWDDYTGDYGPGFLGQVLGAVTVLLKHPEFGWVSFGGNVDSSSSNDAVTVQPRDTVRRRVYLADLGLDVSIDAGAIEEVRVLYGENKVEFDLVDRADGSEGVPATRAAVGYSITSVAGAKGIQLQTDGLTKGRYGWEAKFESGKGNLVFEW, from the exons ATGAATATCCTGTTGGGCATCCTTCCCTTGCTATTACCCTTCGCACATGGCACTACCTTTTCCACCAAGCATTTTACTGGTGCTTTCGACGTTGAATCTGGTGTACTGAGATCACTGAAGCCATCTTTAGACCCGTCTTTTGACTTCTCTCCATATGATGTCTTCGCCAATCGCAGCGGCAATGGTCACTACCACACCGGAGACCTGACTTTACGCTACCGAGTAGGCAATTCCGACTCGTGGATCGATGCAGACACTGTAAAGAATCGTGTTCCTCTCTCTAAGGGAAATTCTTCGAAATCCATACTTTCGTCGAATCTTGACCAGACGATCGGAAACGTCACCAATGACCGGTTATTCATCACGCGGAACTGGATCGACTACCAAGGAGACTTGGCTGTCAATTTCACGTTGCGAAACGGAAACACTCAATCCATCGAGATCGGCAGCCTCGGCTTTCCCATCGAGTTCAATAGTATATTCACAGACCGAACAGCTGTTGAAACAAGAGAAAAGTGTGTCTTGGTCGATCCTTTCATCGGCCTCCAAGCCGGATATGCCCAGGTCACTCGGCTTCTCGGGCAGGGTCCTCACCTCGTCATCACGCCTCTAAACCTCGATACAAAATTCGAAGCATGGAGGTTTCTCACAGAGGACACTGATACATCGCTGGCGTATCAGAGTCAAGTGTTCGAGGGCAACTATGAGTGGCAGGTTTACTCGAAGGCATATGCGGAACAGGAATGGAAGGGCGTTGAGCCATGGAATCCGCCAACATCATTGACATTGCCACCAGGCGAATCGATCTCTTTCGGCCTGCGATTTACGGCTGTTTCGAGTGTCGATGAGATCGAACCTACTGTTTCTTCGCTTGGACATCCGGTTGCTGTTGGCATTCCGGGATATGTGTTGACTCGGGATATTGAGGGGCGATTGTTTGTCAATACGACGCTTAAGGCTAATTCTGTGAATGTTTCACCGGATGGATGTCTCTCGGCTACATCCTTGGAGCTTAGCAGCAGTGTCTGGTCAGGGTACAAGCTGGTACCGAGCAAGGACACGTTCGGCAGATGCAGAGTCGAGATAGTGTACGACACGGGCTTGAAGCATACCTTACACTACTACATCACCGATGCTGGGCCCAGTACTCTATCCAATGCAGGCCACTTTCTGGAAGAAAACCAGTGGTATACCGATACTTCGGATCCATTCGGGCGCGCCCCTTCCATAATCACCCACGACCGCTCCGTGAACGGCCCAGTACTACAGGACAATCGTGTCTGGATAGCAGGCTTAAGCGACGAAGGAGGTGCGGGATcctttgttgttgctgcaatGAAGCAAACAATACAGCCCGTTGCATCTGAAGTTTCCAAGCTGGAACAGTTCGTCAATGAAACTGTTTGGTCGCGATTGCAGTTGACCAACGGATCCACAGAGTACGGTGTTCGGAAAAGCTTATTCTTTTACGATCCCGACGTTATGCCAGATTATGACTACGATCCTGATATCTATTGGACCGGGATCTGGGATAAGGAAGCTGCTTACCTTATTGACAGAGCTTATGACTACGTCCACGTTTCTTGTCTATATTGGGGTTTGTACCGTGCTGGTCGGATCGCCCCTAGTGTTTTGACCCTACGGCCACCGAAGTGGTACTTGTTGCAGGCTTACAAAAC TGTACTATTCACATTTGGATCCCAACCTGACGGAAGCCAGAACACTTACTATGGTGACCTTGGGTTAATGGGAGAAACAATGTGGATGTACTTGCTTAACGATCTCAAAGCCGAGAATTACACGACAGAAGCAACAAAGATGGAAGATATCATGCGCGGCCGTGCCAAAGCGTGGTCCACGCAAGAAGATCCTTTCGGTAGCGAGCAAGCCTGGGATTGTACAGGACAGGAGGGCGTCTATCTGTGGTCCAA ATACTTTAACTACACATCCACCGCACAAAAAACCATCGCCTCAATTAGAGGGTACATGCCAACCGTAGCCCACTGGGGTTGGAACGGCAATGCTCGGCGATACTGGGACTTTAC AACAGCAGGAAAACTCTCCCGCATCGAgcgccaaatccaccactACGGATCCAGTCTCAACGCCCTACCCATGCTCGATAACTACCGCTCACTCACAAACCCAACAAGTCAATCCAGTTTCTACGACCTCCGCATCGGCTACGGAGGTAACCAAGGTCCAACGACCAACGTCGCGTCCGACGGCTTCGGGTCCATGTCGTTCCACTCATTCCCAGAGACATTGGCATGGGATGACTATACCGGTGACTATGGACCCGGTTTTCTAGGCCAAGTCCTGGGTGCTGTGACTGTTCTGTTGAAGCATCCTGAATTTGGATGGGTAAGTTTCGGAGGGAATGTcgattcatcttcttcgaatGATGCTGTCACGGTGCAGCCACGCGATACTGTTCGGAGGAGGGTGTATCTGGCGGATCTGGGGCTGGATGTTTCGATTGATGCGGGTGCTATTGAGGAGGTGAGGGTCTTGTATGGTGAGAACAAGGTCGAGTTTGATTTGGTTGATCGGGCTGATGGGTCCGAGGGGGTGCCTGCTACGAGGGCGGCGGTGGGGTATTCTATTACTTCAGTGGCTGGCGCAAAGGGGATTCAATTACAGACTGATGGACTGACGAAGGGGAGGTATGGGTGGGAGGCGAAGTTTGAGTCGGGTAAGGGAAATTTGGTGTTTGAGTGGTAG
- a CDS encoding L-threonylcarbamoyladenylate synthase (COG:S;~EggNog:ENOG410PJQR;~InterPro:IPR017945,IPR006070;~PFAM:PF01300;~go_function: GO:0003725 - double-stranded RNA binding [Evidence IEA]) has protein sequence MSSPTPNPKTIPLPGHFPNTISDAQHVFNVLQIGGIAIVPTEVGYGLLASSVEAIERAFSAKQRRPGHAHGLIGSYELHHELHVLDAERFHMTRVLTQDLDMGLGIVAPYRSEHPILAKFTPKTLANVVKDDTIAMFVGGGSLLREICRLNYEAGQVMVGSSANLSGRGQKFRVEDIEEEILEVADLIVDYGLQRYHVYGRASIVMDFGEMRVLRMGSCYELFRERMRRFWGVELPEDPVYKT, from the coding sequence ATgtcttctcccacccccaaccccaaaacAATCCCCTTACCCGGCcacttccccaacaccatctccgacgCCCAGCATGTCTTCAACGTTCTCCAAATTGGAGGCATTGCCATCGTCCCCACAGAAGTCGGCTACGGCCTCCTAGCCTCCTCCGTCGAGGCGATCGAGCGAGCCTTCTCCGCGAAGCAACGCCGTCCAGGTCACGCCCACGGTCTGATTGGATCCTACGAGCTGCATCATGAGCTGCATGTTCTCGATGCGGAGCGGTTCCACATGACCCGCGTTCTCACTCAAGACCTCGATATGGGTTTAGGCATTGTGGCTCCGTACAGATCGGAACACCCTATTCTGGCGAAATTTACCCCGAAAACACTAGCCAATGTGGTTAAGGATGACACGATTGCGATGTTCGTGGGTGGGGGCTCGTTGTTACGGGAGATCTGTAGGCTGAATTATGAGGCTGGGCAGGTTATGGTGGGGTCTAGTGCGAATCTGAGTGGGAGGGGGCAGAAGTTTCGAGTGGAAGAtattgaggaggagatttTGGAGGTTGCGGATTTGATTGTGGATTATGGGTTGCAGAGGTATCATGTTTATGGGAGGGCGTCGATTGTGATGGATTTTGGGGAGATGAGGGTGCTTCGGATGGGGTCGTGTTATGAGTTGTTTAGGGAGAGGATGCGTAggttttggggggtggagTTGCCGGAGGATCCGGTTTATAAGACTTAG
- a CDS encoding uncharacterized protein (COG:I;~EggNog:ENOG410PV78): protein MTLAHETVPGTEVYGPGTFIDKTVLPVPVDARRVFELLASRTPGFTQNKALWDTVHFEGRPEPMVQGPIKSPVMAAALHAMGGVVANELLELRDGNPATENSVTVNTDHAGIWLGSVFTTYINGSDVSTLARSGKFEFTLRTEL, encoded by the coding sequence ATGACACTGGCCCACGAAACCGTTCCCGGTACGGAGGTATACGGACCCGGCACTTTCATCGACAAGACTGTGCTTCCAGTGCCTGTAGACGCTCGTCGGGTGTTTGAGCTTCTCGCCTCTCGAACCCCTGGGTTTACCCAAAACAAAGCACTATGGGATACCGTCCACTTCGAAGGACGACCTGAGCCTATGGTTCAAGGTCCAATCAAATCACCCGTCATGGCAGCTGCGCTTCATGCCATGGGAGGCGTAGTGGCTAATGAGCTCCTTGAGCTGCGTGATGGGAATCCCGCGACAGAGAATAGTGTGACAGTCAATACTGACCATGCAGGCATTTGGCTCGGATCTGTGTTCACCACGTACATTAATGGTTCCGATGTATCCACCCTGGCACGGTCGGGGAAGTTTGAGTTCACTCTTCGAACGGAATTATGA
- a CDS encoding acyclic terpene utilization AtuA family protein (COG:S;~EggNog:ENOG410PKRE;~InterPro:IPR010839;~PFAM:PF07287), producing MSSATETRPVRVANCSGYHGDPAYEMYRQATLGDVDFITGDYLAEVNLANNAQAWRQGKHPGYEATAWEGLQQTIEVIAQKRIRVVINGGALDPKALALKVQALVSEKKLDLRVAYLSGDDLYDRVGPNMPATKEELTHLDAGNSDVVPSDLTYAFLNTSDGKPVPMVSAHAYLGARGIVDGLRRGADIIICGRVADASPVIAAAWYWHNWSEKDYDKLAGSLIAGHLIECSAYVTGANFAGFERYPLDDLVAPGFPIAEIAADGTCVITKHPNTQGIVNSETVCSQFLYELQGNIYLNSDVSAYIGDVAVKDVGKDRVYVSGIRGSPPPPTTKLAVFYRGGYEAQLLLNATGYATDKKWDLFERQMRHFLPEEVKKSLETLEFQRIGTPAANPAFQAESTTYMRVFVASRSESAVLAVAKALKDISLKHFSGFHASLDTRTALPLPFLAYYPALIKQSEIHETINLIDTSNNISSYDTGHPPQYQDLKPRENHDPAEPQVFKSPTKKLRLGDIALGRSGDKGGNLNCGLFVTNPKHWAWLRSYLTRDRMRELIGGDWDNSFFIERVEFPNIMAVHFVIYGILGRGVSSSSRLDGFGKGFVDYIRDKVVDVPVEILG from the exons ATGTCTTCTGCAACAGAGACACGCCCTGTTAGGGTCGCCAACTGCTCTGGATATCATG GTGATCCCGCGTATGAAATGTACCGACAGGCAACATTGGGAGATGTTGATTTTATAACGGGTGATTATCTTGCAG AAGTCAATCTTGCGAACAATGCCCAGGCATGGCGACAAGGAAAGCATCCTGGATATGAAGCTACTGCCTGGGAAGGACTTCAGCAGACCATCGAAGTGATTGCGCAGAAGCGTATCCGAGTGGTCATCAACGGTGGTGCTTTGGATCCTAAAGCTCTTGCACTGAAGGTCCAGGCTCTG GTCTCTGAGAAGAAGCTTGATCTCCGTGTTGCGTACCTCTCAGGCGATGACTTATATGATCGTGTTGGGCCAAACATGCCAGCTACTAAAGAAGAGCTGACCCATCTTGATGCCGGGAACTCAGATGTGGTGCCTTCAGATCTCACTTACGCATTCCTGAACACATCAGACGGGAAGCCAGTCCCAATGGTATCTGCACATGCATACTTGGGTGCCCGTGGTATCGTGGATGGCCTGCGCCGAGGCgccgatatcatcatctgtgGCCGCGTTGCGGACGCTAGCCCTGTTATCGCTGCAGCATGGTACTGGCATAACTGGTCAGAGAAAGACTACGACAAGCTTGCCGGATCGCTGATTGCTGGTCATTTGATCGAGTGTTCTGCGTATGTGACTGGTGCCAATTTTGCTGGGTTTGAAAGATACCCTCTGGATGATCTTGTTGCTCCAGGGTTTCCTATCGCTGAGATTGCTGCGGATGGCACATGCGTTATCACGAAGCACCCAAACACCCAGGGTATCGTGAACTCGGAGACTGTTTGCAGTCAATTCCTGTATGAATTGCAGGGGAATATCTATCTTAATAGTGACGTGAGTGCTTATATCGGCGATGTTGCGGTCAAAGACGTGGGGAAAGATAG GGTGTATGTATCGGGTATTCGAGgatcacctccacccccgacGACCAAGCTTGCTGTCTTCTACCGAGGAGGATACGAAGCCCAACTTCTGCTCAATGCAACTGGGTATGCTACGGATAAGAAGTGGGATCTTTTTGAGCGGCAGATGCGTCATTTTCTTCCTGAAGAAGTCAAGAAAAGTTTGGAGACTTTGGAGTTTCAGAG AATTGGAACCCCCGCAGCCAACCCAGCCTTCCAGGCCGAAAGTACTACGTATATGCGTGTGTTCGTGGCATCGCGGTCAGAAAGCGCTGTTCTGGCTGTAGCAAAGGCTCTGAAGGATATCTCTCTCAAGCATTTCTCCG GCTTTCATGCATCACTGGACACTCGAACAGCCCTTCCCCTACCATTCCTCGCCTACTACCCAGCACTGATAAAGCAATCCGAGATTCACGAGACAATAAATCTGATAGACACATCCAACAACATCAGCTCCTATGATACCGGCCATCCCCCACAATATCAAGACCTCAAGCCCCGGGAGAATCACGACCCAGCAGAACCACAAGTGTTCAAAAGTCCCACTAAGAAACTCCGCTTGGGAGACATTGCTCTCGGGCGTTCAGGCGATAAGGGCGGAAACCTTAACTGTGGGCTTTTCGTCACGAACCCCAAGCACTGGGCCTGGCTTCGATCATATTTGACCAGAGATCGAATGCGAGAGCTCATAGGCGGGGATTGGGATAATAGCTTCTTCATTGAGCGCGTCGAGTTTCCGAATATCATGGCTGTGCACTTTGTCATCTATGGGATTCTGGGACGGGGCGTGAGTAGTTCGAGTAGGCTTGATGGGTTTGGGAAGGGGTTTGTTGATTATATCCGGGAcaaggtggtggatgttcCTGTGGAGATATTGGGATGA
- a CDS encoding uncharacterized protein (COG:I;~EggNog:ENOG410PV78;~InterPro:IPR023606,IPR003673;~PFAM:PF02515;~go_function: GO:0008410 - CoA-transferase activity [Evidence IEA]) has translation MGINPDVTFSTPQQYYDYIQGHIIKWSPDELEMHNVRHGLCGSICYSPEGWRKTEFGKRLSRHPLVNVTAETYAKRTPPIPLVKGLSDKRPLAGINVLEMVRIIAGPQIGVTLASYGADVIRVNCSRLVDLNVLQLTLNAGKRTIDLDITKPEDMERLQELLADVDIFIQGFRMGSLERKGLGLRNMLEIAAKRNKGIIYVDENCYGPDGPFHERPGWQQIGDAASGSEYVMGRSQGYEEGKSVLPPLPVSDMITGIVGAVGAMIAVKRRAVEGGSYHITSSLVAADAVALEKEVGLYPPEVVRDTVERFGFKEITPDQYVSEVLIPVIDGWKRGLPHDLDEDSRFMTTFNEPGPWGRQTLLKPVAKLGVEESTPRWTSPPVPHCHHDRNINWL, from the exons ATGGGAATCAACCCTGATGTGACTTTCAGCACACCCCAACAATACTATGACTATATCCAAGGGCATATCATTAAGTGGTCTCCCGATGAACTTGAAATGCACAACGTGCGCCATGGCCTGTGTGGAAGCATCTGCTACTCTCCGGAGggctggaggaagacggAGTTTGGTAAACGCCTGTCCAGACACCCCTTGGTCAATGTGACGGCCGAGACATATGCAAAGCGTACACCTCCAATCCCTCTAGTCAAGGGTCTATCTGACAAGCGGCCACTTGCCGGGATTAATGTCCTGGAGATGGTACGTATCATTGCTGGACCGCAGATCGGCGTTACCTTGGCATCCTACGGGGCGGACGTGATCCGTGTGAATTGTAGCAGATTAGTTGACCTTAAT GTACTCCAGCTCACACTAAATGCGGGAAAGCGGACTATTGACCTCGATATCACCAAGCCGGAAGACATGGAACGACTGCAAGAGCTTCTTGCAGATGTTGATATTTTCATCCAAGGGTTCCGAATGGGTTCCTTGGAGCGTAAAGGGCTGGGGCTCCGCAACATGCTGGAGATAGCAGCTAAAAGGAACAAGGGAATCATCTATGTCGACGAGAACTGTTACGGTCCAGATGGCCCGTTCCACGAGCGTCCTGGTTGGCAGCAGATCGGAGATGCGGCATCTGGAAGTGAATATGTAATGGGCCGATCACAGGGCtatgaggaaggaaagagtgTATTGCCGCCACTCCCTGTGTCTGATATGATAACGGGAATTGTCGGTGCGGTTGGCGCCATGATTGCGGTAAAGAGACGGGCAGTTGAAGGCGGCTCATATCACATCACTAGCTCcctggttgctgctgatgcaGTTGcattggagaaggaagtagGATTATACCCCCCTGAGGTGGTACGAGACACGGTCGAACGATTTGGGTTCAAGGAGATTACTCCTGATCAGTACGTTTCCGAAGTTCTGATCCCGGTCATTGACGGCTGGAAAAGAGGATTGCCTCATGATTTGGATGAGGACTCGAGATTCATGACGACATTCAATGAGCCAGGACCTTGGGGCCGCCAGACTCTCTTGAAGCCTGTTGCAAAATTAGGTGTTGAGGAGTCGACGCCAAGGTGGACTTCTCCTCCGGTCCCGCACTGCCATCATGATAGGAACATCAATTGGCTTTGA